One stretch of Prinia subflava isolate CZ2003 ecotype Zambia chromosome 7, Cam_Psub_1.2, whole genome shotgun sequence DNA includes these proteins:
- the BOD1L1 gene encoding biorientation of chromosomes in cell division protein 1-like 1 isoform X1 encodes MATNPQPPPPPPPPPQQPPPLPGAGAGAGGGAAEPELVSMIVNHLKSQGLFDQFRRDCLADVDTKPAYQNLRQRVDNFVSNHLATHTWSPHLNKNQLRNNIRQQVLKSGMLESGIDRIISQVVDPKINHTFRPQVEKAVHEFLATLNHKEEAGPSTSPSEERADASVTVQGVSATTPSANVASDAMSILETITSLNQEASAARASTETSNPKNNDKVAKKLSSQQSVDGSTDKERNAEDLPDREKAICDLSGEGAETLAKYEDLNELPCQNEEIKNSAKDTNILTFTSKDIQQESEDIKSKLLEKSDRKQESSEKSERRKEKKEKLDKKSDHSRKSDDTTKSKEEKQAKELESGKQLVPEKNSNKHKTAESTKEENMLIDSDTDVLSDITVSSVHTSDLSSFEEESEEEPVISDSTEEGEITSDEEEKSSHSKTKAQANEVSDGKAKPVRHAYVRKPFLYSKYFSDSDDERTVEQRRQSIAKEKEERLLRRRINRERLEEKRKQKAAEKTKSLKTGNQNAKGKSGLQLEESSSKNLESKTTGTSIKDVLKEQKFLEKKVALSRKRKRDSRHAEDSYRKKNEPSEEDSKEMQKTNETCEKNSSKELKHNHGKNEISKQLRRLSEWGHSAEESKNDSKAEKEHKRKTSTSLQAEGAQQDSETRDLKKQLDKVEVNAEEPQKQKSIYKNEKHPKKDTDAEIQHMRNSAKKEAKSYRDKNEKERTALEDKLSLKHKYRGDGIHKSGEDAELHSSERSLKGEDGGQKHNQQIKVSSDDKCERKSKHRSERKVSVTGKDGKTPSESTLKGEELLRKDNKKDRHLSTDKPRAECKTKRSLSDSKPQKDSLSASKQPGSASHRRSESYSEDKHEIESTNSDSNVKLEDGVHKDRRRSKSLAEDKISLKSKSKGHNKQFKASETELQELTKDTGQKLDKEKSLEDNDSDKQHKSRNEDKGLEESGAEIQLASGPQSAQGSQKDLSHRVKLHSGEKGAVKEKHRGDKDLSNSKLERRFSAEGHKSRNLKHSNKEIKRKEESVKLEDKDTKEVDSGHERLSNVTMAADKKQSKKVSCENRKGSISNQDLLKEEKQSASTTEGSQVLPPQKATMNNDDLHAGHGEELMELDLKKTKAQEASNIGGKNIQNSLQATDGKCAVKQKGSRSISNKELKHSLADPEACESPFLPAAEKTVEQEDSSNKQVGALDPLSKKASMAQGPSKQGAHKTSIVYEASSRTLKNVSSKDQASKDSRRPKNLKTVINSNSDDVPLAVNSSREDAADAKSMDTDISDFTDSLGTMSKECHNSDGTSLLEDAFILKNDTGQVVDMEQDSAVPSSVMKGDGDNTSMANSLEKVNEVSRADEQAMEDRTAGPCRREDYNEAAMLESSQYRELKRKEENLVSDITEDHGDVTTKEHILRRKGRECLNVEPSTKGERSTVMDNVEKNKVQDTDDTIQSSSVLVPERIPEESFKGSAIANGQEGTNVVGMEDKNESNAVGTSAGSSKLSSLYSSLQKNPASVIGTSTENITESTAMATSTGGERAEGASHSGKDSVATTTCSEEESEVTVICTSIEADEGFTTGTWVKHSEGCSSVTGADIGDCTVAAAEEGGGSVVTEGLAQSESFLTSTEGEENGDSTMVDAEEDGKDSVNPSGVEIEDSVNSAGTEEKDDAVTSAGSEEKQKTSTCVDTGKFESSVSCLAEMESDGAVTSAGTETGEGSTSGDNSGEFRGNVTAGQVKEHEGTVTCTGAEERGRNFIICSVTGTDTQGENTVTGACIAVVANNSASAGTSSDKSEDTVTGESAVTSTGITPEDDAEISAVCTGLEDSSEGFVVCLEAEKCESLMDSTRAKEEASITTVSVGLCDDEGFVTSTGSKEEDEEGEDIVTSTGRGNEENEHASTCTGVESESALICIGAEEGESSIICIVAEQMEAESGVAGTDMNKLTVDSMTSAEKEANCGTDYKNDKGIVESSVTSVSAADEGALAAQKGKHEGSLLPSDAEECEGPMTSAMAVQDKTQFGAEDKHENAMTSFDSRELDASISSAVPKKDETTLAPADREVKVKGDVISTSTVEDAPLHSATDAEEGPLAVARVNESGESSMILVDTEDTVPMPSTATEFKECVNTSSSKQDKDECTMISTSIVEEFEAPMSSAAVEYDGQLPSVKTEETDGNAMVSIDMEVYEVPMPSEPSTGGDDNSGDGSHPTASGKEEKDECAMISTSVVEEQVILMSSEVTEEVIQSISDTESKNETLMISTSTAECFEAPMSSVAMQDENKLTASETEGRYEAAMITTSMTEECEIVLISAAPQAESQLIVAGDEGAILSPNASEECRVVETTATVDEQFGLTAFNADGKSKGSVIFVGKCGAPVLGVATDSEDQHTASNIEEKEEGAVITLSTMEECDSLFTFTVIEESQLATESTEVKDKSEEIFNTSNQIECILSTPDPEKSGNSLLVVGRENETHESGVRTESAASQATADSEITETDENAVNLMSVDEALCVEISTETAESPSPEAGEDSEQAEDVLHEDVSSEPSSRISEAVRDSEAVKNVNDKLNSNTLSESDFSEIRTPLPKTQDLSLVSANEVTVNTSHGEVTIEAGLGKKRDLTLLHVEKLNDSDDKTNLVKTDDTGIEVTFQKSNATFKSGNNAAVPKLAEDLESTVRTDKSQQPESARREEGCVDLQTKELQKDVLQRNIPLETSHVENLATQITEEHRSRGTQCKSSETMDKEKCNQLIAQDVLKDDEQSQCFKMKPGNVKEVTSGDAAEASKEIDVTQTPPRSTVEEKDEFNVEQEMSEKKKHSLESNENSPEENQPVVVKRKRGRPRKYPLEAVQPGGGESKADMSTGNLQTPTSASRGKTPQTGTDISNKKETTNEDEAEKAEMVVRKRGRKPRRSLPQSEETETPEPEKKRRKLTSSEDELKEQEECEEEDGEEDDDAHSGATTRSATRLEAQRKQSSKPTTRATSKGSSPSSVSPRKRQKLAAKKRSPSDTKMNKSHPLTQLKVQSAKRKREDSPTVVRRKGQQKTEETPLKKAKR; translated from the exons atGGCCACCAACCcccagcccccgccgcccccgccgccgccccctcagcagccgccgccgctgccgggggccggggccggcgcggggggcggcgcggCCGAGCCCGAGCTGGTCTCCATGATCGTTAACCACCTCAAGAGCCAGGGGCTCTTCGACCAGTTCCGCCGCGACTGCTTGGCCGACGTGGACACCAAG CCTGCGTACCAGAATTTGAGACAGCGCGTTGACAACTTTGTTTCCAATCATTTGGCAACTCATACCTGGAGTCCTCATCTCAACAAGAACCAGCTGAGAAATAACATTAGACAGCAGGTTCTCAA GTCTGGAATGTTGGAATCGGGAATTGACAGAATTATTTCTCAGGTTGTGGACCCAAAGATCAACCACACGTTCAGACCTCAGGTGGAAAAAGCTGTCCATGAATTTTTAGCTACATTGAATCACAAAGAGGAGGCAGGCCCCAGTACATCTCCAAGTGAGGAGAGAGCAGATGCTTCTGTTACAGTACAAG GTGTCTCTGCTACAACTCCAAGTGCTAATGTAGCTAGTGATGCAATGTCCATTTTGGAAACAATAACTTCTCTTAACCAAGAAGCAAGTGCTGCCAGGGCTTCCACAGAGACCTCAAATCCCAAGAACAATGACAAAGTTGCAAAAAAACTCTCATCTCAGCAGAGTGTGGATGGTAGCACtgataaagaaagaaatgcagaggaCTTGCCGGACAGAGAGAAAGCAATTTGTGACCTTTCTGGAGAAGGGGCTGAAACACTTGCAAAGTATGAAGATTTAAATGAGCTTCCTTgccaaaatgaagaaataaaaaattcagcaaaggATACTAATATTTTGACTTTTACAAGTAAAGATATTCAACAGGAAAGTGAAGACATAAAGAGTAAATTATTGGAGAAATCTGACAGGAAACAAGAGAGCAgtgaaaaaagtgaaagaagaaaagaaaagaaggaaaagcttgACAAGAAGTCTGATCATTCAAGGAAAAGCGATGATACTACAAagtcaaaagaagaaaagcaagcaaaagaGTTGGAATCAGGGAAACAGTTAGTTCcggaaaaaaatagcaataaacataaaacaGCTGAAAGCACTAAAGAAG AAAATATGTTAATAGATTCAGATACGGATGTACTCAGTGACATCACGGTCAGCTCTGTCCATACCAGTGACCTTTCTTCCTTTGAAGAGGAGAGCGAAGAGGAGCCTGTCATTTCTGACAGTACTGAAGAGGGGGAGATCACATCAG ATGAAGAGGAGAAGAGCAGTCACAGTAAGACGAAGGCCCAGGCGAACGAGGTGAGCGATGGGAAGGCCAAGCCCGTTCGCCACGCGTACGTCCGCAAGCCTTTCCTGTACTCCAAGTACTTCAGCGACTCTGACGACGAGCGCACCGTGGAGCAGCGCCGTCAGTCCATT gccaaagaaaaagaagagagactCCTTAGAAGACGAATTAACAGAGAGAGACTTGAAGAAAAACGTAAACAGAAGGCCgcagaaaagacaaaatccCTAAAAACTGGAAATCAGAATGCTAAAG gaaaaagtGGCTTGCAATTAGAAGAATCTTCATCAAAAAATCTAGAGTCAAAAACTACTGGTACCAGCATTAAGGATGTGCttaaagaacagaaatttttggagaaaaaagtggccctgagcagaaaaagaaaaagagattcaaG GCATGCTGAAGATagttacagaaagaaaaatgagccATCTGAAGAAGATTctaaagaaatgcaaaagacAAATGAG acttgtgaaaaaaattcttccaaaGAATTGAAGCACAAtcatggaaaaaatgaaatctctAAACAACTTAGAAGACTTTCAGAATGGGGGCATTcagctgaggaaagcaaaaatgattctaaagcagaaaaagaacataaaagaaaaacctccaCTTCTCTTCAGGCTGAAGGAGCTCAGCAGGACAGTGAAACAAGGGATCTGAAAAAACAACTGGATAAAGTAGAAGTCAATGCTGAAGAACCACAGAAGCAGAAATCCATATATAAGAATGAAAAACATCCCAAAAAAGATACTGACGCAGAAATTCAACATATGAGAAATTCTGCCAAAAAAGAAGCCAAGTCTTacagagataaaaatgaaaaagaaagaactgcTTTAGAAGATAAACTTTCTTTAAAGCACAAATATAGAGGAGATGGTATTCACAAGTCAGGTGAAGATGCTGAACTTCATTCATCTGAGCGAAGTTTGAAAGGAGAGGATGGTGGCCAGAAACATAATCAACAAATAAAGGTTTCCTCAGATGacaaatgtgaaagaaaaagtaagCACCGAAGTGAAAGGAAAGTATCAGTAAcaggaaaagatggaaaaaccCCTTCTGAATCAACCTTAAAAGGTGAAGAATTGCTGAGGAAAGACAACAAGAAAGACAGACATCTCTCGACAGACAAACCAAGGGCAGAATGCAAGACCAAAAGGTCCTTGAGTGATTCTAAGCCACAGAAGGATTCCCTAAGTGCCTCAAAGCAACCTGGTTCAGCATCACACAGAAGGAGCGAGAGCTACTCAGAGGATAAACATGAAATAGAATCAACTAACTCTGATAGTAATGTAAAACTTGAGGATGGTGTTCATAAAGATAGGCGAAGATCTAAGAGCCTTGCAGAAGACAAGATTTCGTTAAAGTCCAAGTCAAAGGGTCATAATAAACAGTTCAAAGCATCTGAAACAGAATTACAGGAATTAACAAAAGACACTGGACAGAAACTGGACAAAGAGAAGAGCCTGGAAGACAATGATTCAGATAAACAACACAAATCCAGGAATGAAGATAAAGGTTTGGAGGAGAGTGGTGCTGAGATTCAGCTTGCAAGTGGCCCACAGTCAGCTCAGGGATCGCAAAAAGACCTTAGTCACAGAGTTAAGTTACATTCTGGAGAAAAAGGGGCTGTGAAAGAGAAACACAGAGGTGATAAAGATTTAAGTAATTCCAAACTAGAAAGAAGATTCTCTGCTGAAGGTCATAAAAGCAGAAACTTAAAGCACAGCAATAAGGAAAtaaagaggaaggaggagagtgTCAAATTGGAAGATAAAGATACTAAAGAAGTGGATAGTGGGCATGAAAGATTATCTAATGTCACAATGGCAGCGgataaaaaacaaagcaagaaggtatcctgtgaaaacagaaaaggcagTATATCAAACCAAGATTTGcttaaggaagaaaagcaatCAGCTAGCACAACTGAAGGCAGCCAGGTTCTACCCCCTCAAAAGGCAACTATGAATAATGATGACTTGCATGCTGGTCATGGGGAAGAGCTGATGGAACTCgatttgaaaaaaacaaaagcacaggAAGCATCTAACATTGGTGGAAAAAACATTCAAAACTCTCTCCAAGCCACAGATGGCAAGTGTGCAGTAAAACAAAAAGGATCTCGTTCTATTTCAAACAAGGAGTTAAAACACAGCTTGGCAGATCCTGAAGCTTGTGAATCACCgtttctgcctgcagctgaaaagACTGTTGAACAAGAAGATAGTTCAAATAAACAAGTTGGTGCCTTAGACCCTTTGTCCAAAAAAGCTTCCATGGCTCAAGGACCCAGTAAACAAGGGGCTCATAAAACAAGTATTGTGTATGAAGCAAGTAGTAGAACCTTAAAGAATGTGTCCAGTAAGGATCAGGCTTCAAAAGATAGCAGAAGACCAAAGAACTTAAAAACTGTGATAAATTCTAATTCAGATGATGTTCCTTTAGCAGTTAATTCTTCAAGAGAAGATGCTGCTGATGCAAAGTCCATGGATACGGATATCTCAGATTTTACAGATTCTTTAGGTACCATGTCTAAAGAATGCCACAATTCAGATGGGACATCCTTATTGGAAGATGCTTTCATTTTGAAGAATGATACAGGACAGGTTGTAGACATGGAGCAAGATAGTGCAGTGCCAAGTTCTGTCATGAAAGGTGATGGTGACAACACCAGCATGGCAAACAGTCTGGAAAAAGTTAATGAGGTGTCCCGGGCTGATGAACAGGCAATGGAAGACCGTACAGCTGGGCCATGTAGACGAGAGGATTACAATGAAGCAGCAATGTTAGAAAGCTCTCAATACAGggagttaaaaagaaaagaggaaaacttgGTGTCTGACATAACTGAAGATCATGGAGATGTAACAACAAAAGAACATATCctaagaagaaaaggaagagagtgCTTGAATGTAGAGCCTTCcacaaagggagaaagaagCACCGTGATGGATAATGTGGAAAAGAACAAGGTGCAGGACACTGATGATACGATCCAGTCTTCCTCTGTTTTAGTGCCTGAAAGAATTCCTGAGGAAAGTTTCAAAGGCTCTGCTATAGCCAATGGGCAAGAAGGGACTAATGTGGTTGGCATGGAAGACAAAAATGAAAGTAATGCTGTAGGTACCAGTGCAGGAAGTAGTAAACTCAGTTCATTGTACAGCAGCCTACAAAAAAATCCAGCCAGTGTGATAGGAACTAGCACAGAAAATATCACTGAAAGCACTGCAATGGCAACTAgcacaggaggagaaagagcTGAGGGTGCATCACATTCTGGGAAGGACAGTGTTGCTACAACCACTTGCTCAGAAGAAGAAAGTGAGGTGACAGTAATCTGCACAAGCATAGAGGCTGATGAAGGTTTCACAACAGGCACATGGGTAAAACACAGTGAGGGCTGCAGTTCTGTCACGGGAGCAGATATTGGTGATTGTACTgttgcagcagctgaagaaggtGGTGGCAGTGTTGTCACTGAAGGATTAGCACAAAGTGAAAGCTTCCTAACAAGtacagaaggagaagaaaatggtGATAGTACCATGGTTGATGCAGAAGAAGATGGTAAGGATTCAGTGAACCCAAGTGGAGTCGAAATTGAAGACAGTGTGAATAGTGCtgggacagaagaaaaagatgatGCTGTGACTAGTGCAGgctctgaagaaaagcaaaagaccTCAACTTGTGTAGATACAGGCAAATTTGAAAGTTCTGTGTCCTGCTTAGCTGAAATGGAGAGCGATGGAGCTGTAACTAGTGCAGGGACAGAAACAGGTGAAGGGTCAACCAGTGGTGATAATTCAGGTGAATTTAGGGGCAATGTAACAGCTGGCCAAGTAAAAGAACATGAAGGTACTGTGACTTGCAcaggagcagaagaaagagGTCGTAACTTCATCATCTGCTCTGTGACTGGAACAGACACCCAAGGAGAAAACACTGTTACAGGTGCATGTATTGCAGTGGTCGCAAACAACAGTGCTTCGGCTGGAACTAGCAGTGACAAATCTGAGGATACTGTAACTGGTGAAAGTGCAGTTACCAGCACAGGCATAACCCCAGAAGATGATGCTGAAATTTCAGCAGTCTGCACAGGGCTAGAAGACAGCAGCGAGGGATTTGTAGTTTGTTTAGaagctgaaaaatgtgaaagtCTAATGGACAGTACAAGAGCAAAGGAAGAAGCCAGTATCACTACAGTCAGTGTAGGTCTGTGTGATGATGAGGGTTTTGTGACTAGTACAGGCTCAAAAGAAGAGGATGAAGAAGGAGAGGATATTGTGACCAGTACAGGaagaggaaatgaagaaaatgagcaTGCTTCTACTTGTACAGGAGTGGAAAGTGAAAGTGCCCTAATTTGTATAGGTgcagaagaaggagaaagtTCCATTATCTGCATAGTTGCTGAACAAATGGAAGCTGAGTCAGGAGTGGCTGGCACAGATATGAATAAGCTTACTGTCGACAGCATGACAAGTGCAGAGAAAGAAGCTAATTGTGGAACAGACTACAAAAATGATAAAGGCATTGTTGAAAGCAGTGTGACCAGTGTGAGTGCTGCAGATGAGGGTGCCTTAGCCGCACAGAAAGGAAAGCACGAAGGTAGCTTGCTTCCCTCAGATGCTGAGGAATGTGAGGGTCCCATGACTAGTGCTATGGCAGTGCAAGATAAGACACAGTTTGGTGCTGAAGACAAACATGAGAATGCCATGACTTCCTTTGACAGCAGAGAACTTGATGCCTCTATAAGTAGTGCAGTTCCAAAGAAAGATGAGACTACTCTTGCTCCTGCTGACAGAGAAGTAAAAGTAAAAGGTGATGTCATCTCTACCAGCACAGTGGAAGATGCTCCTTTACATTCAGCCACAGATGCTGAGGAAGGTCCACTTGCTGTTGCAAGAGTAAATGAAAGTGGGGAAAGCTCTATGATCTTAGTAGACACTGAAGACACAGTGCCTATGCCCAGCACAGCTACAGAGTTTAAAGAGTGTGTGAATACTTCTAGCAGTAAGCAGGATAAAGATGAGTGCACTATGATTTCCACCAGTATTGTGGAGGAATTTGAGGCTCCTATGTCAAGTGCAGCTGTTGAGTATGATGGTCAGCTCCCCtctgtgaaaacagaagaaacagatGGGAATGCTATGGTTTCCATAGATATGGAGGTGTATGAGGTTCCCATGCCTAGTGAacccagcacaggaggagatGATAACAGTGGTGATGGAAGTCACCCAACTGCTAGTGGTAAGGAAGAAAAGGATGAGTGTGCTATGATTTCCACAAGTGTTGTGGAAGAGCAAGTAATCCTGATGTCAAGTGAAGTCACAGAAGAGGTGATTCAAAGTATCTCAGACACTGAGTCGAAGAATGAAACGCTAATGATCTCTACAAGTACAGCAGAATGTTTTGAAGCTCCTATGTCTAGTGTAGCTATGCAAGATGAAAACAAACTCACTGCTTCAGAAACAGAAGGGAGATATGAAGCTGCTATGATCACTACAAGCATGACAGAAGAATGTGAGATAGTCCTGATCAGTGCAGCACCACAAGCTGAAAGTCAGCTCATTGTAGCAGGAGATGAAGGTGCTATTCTCTCACCAAATGCATCAGAGGAATGTAGGGTGGTGGAGACCACTGCAACTGTAGATGAACAGTTTGGACTAACTGCTTTCAATGCAGATGGGAAAAGCAAAggttctgtgatttttgtggGAAAATGTGGAGCTCCTGTGCTAGGAGTTGCAACTGACAGTGAAGATCAACACACTGCTTCAAATAtagaagagaaggaggagggggcAGTGATCACTCTGAGCACAATGGAAGAATGTGATAGTCTCTTCACCTTTACAGTCATAGAAGAAAGTCAACTTGCTACTGAAAGTACAGAAGTAAAAGAcaaaagtgaagaaatttttaataCTTCGAACCAGATTGAATGCATCCTTTCAACTCCAGACCCAGAAAAAAGTGGGAATTCTTTGCTTGTTGTTGGTAGAGAGAATGAGACACATGAGAGTGGGGTGAGGACTGAATCGGCAGCATCTCAGGCCACAGCAGACAGTGAAATCacagaaacagatgaaaatgcAGTCAACCTCATGAGTGTAGATGAGGCCCTTTGCGTGGAGATTAGTACAGAAACTGCTGAGAGCCCTTCCCCAGAGGCAGGTGAGGACAGTGAGCAAGCTGAAGATGTTTTGCATGAGGATGTTTCCTCGGAACCCTCTAGTAGGATTTCAGAAGCAGTGAGAGACAGCGAAGCTGTAAAGAATGTAAACGATAAATTAAATTCAAACACACTTTCAGAAAGTGACTTTTCTGAAATAAGAACTCCCCTGCCTAAGACACAGGATCTTTCCTTAGTTTCTGCAAATGAAGTGACTGTAAACACCAGCCATGGTGAAGTAACAATAGAAGCAGgactagggaaaaaaagggacCTCACTTTGTTGCATGTAGAAAAGCTAAATGACAGTGATGACAAAACCAACTTGGTTAAAACAGATGATACTGGCATTGAAGTTACTTTTCAGAAAAGTAATGCAACCTTTAAATCAG GCAATAATGCAGCCGTACCAAAGTTGGCAGAAGACCTGGAAAGTACCGTGAGAACTGACAAG TCACAACAGCCTGAAAGTGCAAGAAGGGAAGAGGGATGTGTGGATCTTCAAACTAAGGAATTGCAAAAAG ATGTGCTGCAGAGGAATATTCCTTTAGAAACTTCTCAT GTGGAAAACTTGGCTACCCAGATAACTGAAGAACATAGATCTAGAGGAACGCAATGTAAATCTTCAGAAACAAtggataaagaaaaat GCAACCAGCTGATTGCTCAGGATGTGCTAAAAGATGATGAACAAAGTCAATGTTTCAAAATGAAACCTGGTAACGTCAAG GAAGTTACTTCAGGTGATGCAGCAGAAGCATCCAAAGAAATTGATGTAACACAAACACCTCCTAGAAGTACTGTAGAAGAAAAAG ATGAATTTAACGTTGAACAGGAAatgtctgaaaagaaaaagcacagtcTAGAATCAAATGAAAATTCTCCAGAG gaaaatcAGCCTGTAGTAGTGAAACGCAAAAGGGGACGGCCTCGTAAATACCCTCTTGAAGCAGTACAGCCTGGTG GTGGGGAGTCAAAAGCTGATATGAGCACTGGGAAT ctgcaAACTCCTACCTCTGCAAGTAGAGGGAAAACACCTCAAACAG